The Fibrobacter sp. genome includes a region encoding these proteins:
- a CDS encoding RluA family pseudouridine synthase produces the protein MITRQIDRNFANMRLDRFLRKAFPEESLSVFFSIIRKKKVRVNGVVAKANQMLQEGDLVNIYENFKSVPDEEKDMSRDNLIAFPGTEAVVEDEPVRSGFAKKKSTWGKTLSGAEKQSNWGARELDIVIQTEDYLVVNKPSGLASQPGSGTKPGESLVEYLWEWGRQEQLDFRPTIAHRLDQETSGMLLVALHGDTLRDLTRMIREHEVDKYYYALVKGNLDKDRGTINEKLTRTDAAKGSKMKVGQDDKEAKEAITHYRVKQHYIGYDLVKIKLETGRMHQIRAHFASIGHPLLGDSRYGDFALNREVKKDLGLHRLFLHSCRLEFDWQGEKKVLDCPLPKELQSVLDQLKRKPYERKENNFQQNRHRR, from the coding sequence ATGATTACACGCCAGATTGACCGCAACTTCGCCAACATGCGTCTCGACCGCTTTCTTCGCAAGGCATTTCCCGAAGAGTCCCTCTCCGTATTCTTCTCCATTATCAGGAAGAAGAAAGTCCGTGTAAACGGCGTTGTAGCCAAGGCAAATCAGATGCTCCAGGAAGGCGACCTGGTGAACATCTATGAAAATTTCAAGTCCGTCCCCGATGAAGAAAAGGATATGAGCCGGGACAATCTCATTGCTTTTCCCGGCACAGAAGCGGTCGTCGAAGATGAACCCGTACGCTCCGGCTTCGCCAAAAAGAAGTCTACCTGGGGCAAGACCTTGTCTGGCGCCGAAAAACAGTCCAACTGGGGTGCCCGCGAGCTGGATATCGTAATCCAGACCGAAGACTACCTCGTGGTGAACAAACCCTCCGGTTTAGCAAGCCAGCCCGGCTCTGGAACCAAGCCCGGAGAAAGCCTGGTGGAATACCTCTGGGAATGGGGCCGCCAGGAACAGCTAGACTTTAGGCCCACCATCGCACACCGCCTTGACCAGGAAACCTCGGGCATGCTGCTGGTAGCGCTCCACGGCGACACCCTTCGCGACCTTACCCGCATGATTCGAGAGCACGAAGTAGACAAGTACTACTACGCCTTGGTCAAGGGAAATCTGGATAAGGACAGAGGAACCATCAACGAAAAGCTGACCCGTACCGACGCTGCCAAGGGCAGCAAGATGAAAGTAGGCCAGGACGACAAGGAAGCCAAGGAAGCAATCACCCACTACCGCGTAAAGCAACATTACATCGGTTATGATCTGGTGAAAATCAAGCTGGAAACCGGCCGTATGCACCAGATTCGCGCCCACTTCGCAAGCATTGGCCACCCCCTGCTGGGTGACTCCCGCTACGGCGATTTCGCCCTGAATCGTGAAGTAAAAAAGGACCTGGGCCTCCATCGCCTTTTCCTCCACAGTTGCCGTCTGGAATTTGACTGGCAGGGCGAAAAGAAGGTTTTGGACTGCCCGCTGCCCAAGGAACTGCAATCCGTTCTGGACCAGCTGAAACGCAAGCCTTACGAACGCAAGGAAAACAACTTCCAGCAGAATCGCCACAGACGATAA
- a CDS encoding FAD-dependent oxidoreductase, whose amino-acid sequence MFTYRYRELTVALNKKGEFRAALARELRVHPEEIFNLQVERFSLDSRRKGDPKWSYNVIFDLKRQVRANGNHAKGLVAAEREIESLENDPLRNTVPMAGHVDVIGAGPSGLWAALHLLRKGFSVDLYEQGKLVEERFRDIRRFFVDRKFNAYSNVLYGEGGAGAFSDGKLNTRSRNLFSEAVLKDMVSFGVDESVVTFAKPHIGTDRLVLMLRQLRAEIARLGGKIHYSTTLEDIEIKDGRICAIKLRDVSRRNLGEAPSPDFAEICPSHWQPCEALVLAVGHSARSIYEMLHARGVSLESKAFAMGVRVEHPQMLINMRQLGRDVDTRLTGAAEYFLATPTLNKTSSAYSFCMCPGGVLVPCASEPGTLATNGMSYSHRNGPYANGAIAVPITAGAEGFNIKTAGSLFGGLDLQRKIEADAYAVGGKNYAAPAQTIKNFLAKRVDKSLPKTTYPCGLVNSNLWDWMDKTICKSLAEGFQNFDRKIPGFIEEGLIVAPETRTSSPLRIPRNNETQESINTKGLFVLGEGAGYSGGIVTSAADGIRLAHYAKK is encoded by the coding sequence ATGTTTACCTACCGCTACAGAGAATTGACTGTCGCCCTGAACAAGAAAGGCGAATTCCGAGCCGCCCTGGCCCGGGAACTGCGCGTACACCCCGAGGAAATTTTCAACCTCCAGGTGGAACGTTTTTCTCTGGATAGTCGCCGTAAGGGAGACCCCAAGTGGTCTTACAACGTCATTTTTGACTTGAAGCGTCAAGTTCGCGCCAACGGAAATCACGCCAAGGGTTTGGTCGCAGCCGAACGTGAAATAGAATCTCTGGAGAACGACCCTCTGCGAAACACTGTTCCCATGGCAGGCCATGTGGATGTAATAGGCGCAGGCCCCAGTGGTCTTTGGGCAGCCCTTCACCTGCTCCGCAAGGGTTTTTCCGTTGATCTGTACGAGCAGGGGAAACTGGTGGAGGAACGTTTTCGTGATATCCGCAGATTCTTTGTAGACAGAAAGTTTAACGCCTATAGCAATGTGCTTTACGGCGAAGGTGGCGCAGGCGCATTCAGTGATGGAAAACTGAATACCCGTAGTCGCAATCTTTTTTCCGAAGCCGTTTTAAAGGACATGGTTTCCTTCGGCGTAGACGAATCCGTAGTCACATTTGCAAAGCCCCACATCGGAACCGACCGATTGGTTCTGATGCTACGTCAGCTTCGTGCTGAAATCGCCCGCCTAGGCGGAAAGATTCATTACAGCACCACGCTGGAAGATATTGAAATCAAGGACGGGCGCATTTGCGCCATCAAGCTACGAGATGTTTCCCGTCGCAATCTGGGAGAGGCCCCATCTCCTGACTTTGCGGAAATCTGCCCCAGCCATTGGCAGCCTTGCGAGGCTCTGGTTCTTGCGGTAGGCCATTCCGCCCGCAGTATTTACGAAATGCTCCACGCCCGAGGCGTTTCCTTGGAAAGCAAGGCTTTTGCCATGGGCGTCCGTGTGGAACATCCCCAAATGCTCATCAATATGCGTCAGCTGGGCCGCGATGTGGACACACGCCTGACGGGTGCCGCAGAATATTTTTTGGCCACCCCCACGTTGAACAAGACCAGTTCCGCCTACAGTTTCTGCATGTGTCCAGGCGGTGTCCTGGTGCCTTGCGCATCGGAGCCAGGCACCCTCGCCACTAACGGCATGAGCTACAGCCACCGTAACGGGCCGTACGCCAACGGCGCCATCGCCGTTCCCATTACTGCGGGCGCAGAAGGATTCAACATCAAGACCGCCGGTTCTCTTTTTGGCGGTCTAGATTTACAGCGGAAAATTGAGGCCGACGCCTACGCCGTTGGTGGCAAGAACTACGCGGCCCCGGCACAGACCATCAAGAACTTCCTAGCCAAGCGCGTAGACAAGAGCCTGCCGAAAACCACATACCCCTGTGGTCTAGTGAACAGCAATCTCTGGGATTGGATGGACAAGACTATCTGCAAGAGCCTTGCGGAAGGTTTCCAGAATTTTGACAGGAAGATTCCTGGCTTTATCGAGGAAGGTCTGATTGTGGCCCCTGAAACCAGAACCAGCTCCCCCCTGCGCATTCCCCGCAACAACGAGACCCAGGAAAGCATCAACACAAAGGGGCTCTTTGTTCTAGGAGAAGGAGCAGGATACTCCGGAGGCATCGTCACCAGCGCTGCCGACGGCATCCGCCTCGCCCACTACGCAAAGAAATGA
- a CDS encoding right-handed parallel beta-helix repeat-containing protein, which yields MKIPYYFSAFALTASLSIAQEAKVPATTAPAPQPAPAAQATPAPATQPEAAAQATPAPAPQPAPAAQAATAPATQPAPAAQAAPAPATQPAPAAQAAPAPATQPAPAAQAAPAPAPQPEAAAQAATAPATQPAPAAQAAPAPAPQPEAVSAEAAPDSSVSKEQAAVVQDSLQQVVATADSVKQDSVKQEPVPEVVAQPAPQKSELLEGTPLEGSITGFIKADKSPYVVNSDITIAKNSAVVIEPGVVIRFAPGTGLYINGQFIVAGNKKQNVTFASAMSIPKKGEWKGIFITGDIPVEFRNATIADAQNGIVIEKGELHLQNSTIENTSDRGVYAREAKVAVNDCEFRNNEGAALHISNYASAEIQRSNFSKNTVALYNAQLAKTSVVSSSFEENTYGILDMGNSSLTFDNTTVKNNSTGVSSTEVLDKSVLESVSANALDFDKSSSAVSSALSSDPEVPGVDRKLFNPNEKMGDLMIEMAKNEDVYDTLQKPWTIMGNVMLGGNYHHVMTRKRHGSDTMVGNDSIMRGDHYKNTFQVPGFGAEASAYLLMQSPDGSTFEFSTDLTADSWNHFSPNPVTLTYTDKYNKLNLGDFQKVGGDIYMSSLPLFGAGYTLSLLRNNADQPLLEFDGFFGENRKPMLVGDRHPMIYNDYIDEGEAQAQRIALGGSVKWAPVRRFDATFGVIYAEDEINDPLLRDGGPRRTVTSEPMQKSFTMYADGNWLFFPGDIELKGQIAVGRADTADVFKERAINKVFNDAGLNVASFAKLRQLMTNVDKVNALSTEELDEIFGGNTTLNRGEMRDSLKTLLREAKLRKDDDESELDESRVLGLNWGSQNFAIGASLYWNIYKTSLSGHIKYVGEDFYSAGSPDQLADTREFGGKVEQIITNFWTAGLGYQVNIENAAKKGATNLFGIGEGTRWGFGDATDKWYEEHELDNDRTKYIQNANLDSKFKIGKKVNLDVGYNLEYRTQYRPYQLHGDYILEDGIYRDSWFAARKGKPVLQVMDGDYVTTVDSARWVEYMNLASEPYLASKFQERIFKNTWKADASISIDKSVIRVGGRWTIRTDNSKFYKDDLIEDIDLSNKTWDKMGYYFGGADYFEHSYPLSATTSFNRFQNYAAFTPRFKSYERDDMSETEFTLEDQFEMFFKNRTFILGVNGEFRYLTTNWDEEDENIEESEMDILGSVNLRVNHTKHLYSEWYTGASMYYRPDNLSDEYKDIYGGVRVNYVF from the coding sequence ATGAAGATACCTTACTATTTCTCTGCATTTGCGCTGACAGCAAGTCTGTCTATTGCTCAGGAAGCAAAAGTTCCTGCTACGACCGCACCAGCACCTCAGCCCGCTCCTGCGGCACAGGCTACCCCGGCTCCCGCTACTCAGCCCGAAGCCGCTGCACAGGCCACCCCGGCTCCTGCTCCTCAGCCCGCTCCTGCGGCACAGGCCGCAACGGCTCCCGCTACTCAGCCCGCTCCTGCAGCACAGGCCGCCCCGGCTCCCGCTACTCAGCCCGCTCCTGCTGCACAGGCCGCCCCGGCTCCCGCTACTCAGCCCGCTCCTGCAGCACAGGCCGCCCCGGCTCCTGCTCCGCAGCCCGAAGCCGCTGCACAGGCCGCAACGGCTCCCGCTACTCAGCCCGCTCCTGCAGCACAGGCCGCCCCGGCTCCCGCTCCGCAGCCCGAAGCCGTCAGTGCCGAAGCAGCACCGGATTCCTCCGTTTCAAAGGAACAGGCTGCAGTCGTACAAGATAGCCTCCAGCAGGTTGTCGCCACCGCAGACAGCGTTAAGCAAGATTCCGTAAAGCAGGAACCTGTCCCGGAAGTTGTAGCACAGCCCGCGCCCCAGAAATCAGAACTTCTTGAAGGCACCCCTCTTGAAGGATCTATTACCGGCTTCATCAAGGCAGACAAATCTCCGTACGTCGTCAACAGCGACATCACCATTGCAAAGAACAGTGCAGTCGTCATTGAGCCGGGTGTTGTCATTCGATTTGCTCCAGGCACCGGCCTCTACATCAACGGACAGTTTATCGTTGCCGGCAACAAGAAGCAGAACGTGACCTTTGCTTCCGCAATGAGCATTCCCAAGAAGGGCGAATGGAAGGGTATCTTCATTACGGGAGATATTCCTGTTGAGTTCCGTAACGCAACCATTGCCGACGCCCAGAACGGCATCGTTATAGAAAAGGGCGAATTGCACCTTCAGAACTCTACCATCGAAAATACCTCAGACCGAGGCGTTTACGCACGCGAAGCAAAGGTTGCAGTTAATGACTGCGAATTCAGGAATAACGAAGGCGCAGCCCTCCACATTTCCAACTACGCCTCTGCAGAAATCCAGCGTTCAAATTTCAGCAAGAACACTGTGGCTCTCTACAACGCTCAACTGGCAAAGACTTCCGTTGTTTCCTCCAGCTTTGAGGAAAACACTTACGGCATTCTGGACATGGGCAATAGCAGCCTGACCTTCGACAACACCACAGTCAAGAATAACTCCACCGGCGTTTCCTCAACCGAAGTGCTGGACAAATCCGTACTGGAAAGCGTTTCCGCTAACGCACTTGACTTTGACAAGAGCAGCAGTGCAGTATCCAGCGCATTGTCCTCTGACCCTGAAGTTCCCGGCGTCGACCGTAAGCTTTTCAATCCCAATGAAAAGATGGGTGACCTCATGATCGAAATGGCAAAGAACGAGGATGTCTACGACACCTTGCAAAAACCGTGGACCATCATGGGTAACGTCATGCTCGGCGGCAATTACCACCACGTCATGACCCGCAAGAGACATGGCAGCGACACGATGGTTGGTAACGATTCCATCATGCGTGGAGATCATTACAAGAACACCTTCCAGGTACCCGGCTTCGGAGCAGAGGCTAGCGCCTATCTCTTGATGCAATCCCCGGACGGCAGCACCTTTGAATTCAGCACAGACCTTACAGCGGATTCCTGGAATCATTTCTCTCCGAATCCAGTCACCTTGACTTACACCGACAAGTACAACAAGTTGAACCTTGGTGACTTCCAGAAGGTTGGCGGTGACATCTACATGTCTTCCCTCCCCCTCTTTGGTGCCGGCTACACTCTTTCTCTCCTCAGAAACAACGCAGACCAACCTCTGCTTGAATTCGACGGATTCTTTGGCGAAAACCGCAAGCCCATGCTGGTTGGCGACCGCCATCCCATGATTTACAACGATTACATTGACGAAGGTGAAGCTCAGGCTCAGAGAATCGCCCTCGGCGGTTCCGTCAAGTGGGCTCCGGTTCGTCGTTTTGATGCAACCTTCGGTGTAATCTACGCCGAAGACGAAATCAACGACCCTCTGCTGCGAGACGGCGGTCCTCGCCGAACTGTTACCAGCGAACCCATGCAGAAGTCTTTCACCATGTATGCAGATGGTAACTGGCTGTTCTTCCCGGGCGATATTGAACTTAAGGGTCAGATTGCAGTTGGCCGCGCAGATACCGCAGATGTATTCAAGGAACGCGCCATCAACAAGGTCTTCAACGATGCAGGCCTCAATGTGGCAAGCTTTGCAAAGCTTCGCCAGCTGATGACCAACGTAGACAAGGTAAACGCTCTTAGCACCGAAGAACTTGACGAAATCTTTGGCGGCAACACCACCCTTAACCGTGGCGAAATGAGAGATTCTCTTAAGACTCTCCTCCGCGAAGCCAAGCTCCGCAAGGACGATGACGAAAGCGAACTGGACGAAAGCCGCGTTCTGGGTCTCAACTGGGGCAGCCAGAATTTTGCCATTGGAGCATCCCTCTACTGGAACATCTACAAGACCTCTCTTTCCGGCCATATCAAGTACGTCGGCGAAGATTTCTACAGCGCAGGTTCTCCTGACCAGCTGGCCGACACACGTGAATTCGGAGGCAAGGTTGAGCAAATCATCACGAACTTCTGGACCGCAGGACTCGGTTATCAGGTTAATATCGAGAATGCAGCCAAGAAGGGCGCAACAAACCTCTTCGGTATCGGAGAAGGCACCCGTTGGGGCTTCGGTGACGCAACCGACAAGTGGTACGAAGAACACGAACTCGACAACGACCGTACCAAGTACATTCAAAACGCCAACCTGGATAGCAAATTCAAAATTGGCAAGAAGGTCAATCTTGATGTTGGCTACAACCTGGAATACAGAACCCAGTATCGCCCCTACCAGCTTCACGGAGACTACATCCTTGAAGACGGAATTTACCGAGACAGTTGGTTTGCTGCACGCAAGGGTAAGCCCGTTTTGCAGGTTATGGATGGCGACTACGTAACCACAGTGGACTCTGCCCGTTGGGTTGAATACATGAACCTAGCAAGCGAACCCTATCTGGCATCCAAGTTCCAGGAACGCATTTTCAAGAACACCTGGAAGGCAGACGCTTCCATCAGTATCGACAAGTCCGTCATTAGAGTTGGCGGCCGTTGGACAATCCGTACCGACAATTCCAAGTTCTACAAGGACGACCTGATCGAAGACATCGACCTGTCCAACAAGACCTGGGACAAGATGGGTTACTACTTCGGTGGAGCCGACTACTTCGAACACTCCTATCCCCTTTCTGCCACAACATCCTTCAACAGGTTCCAGAATTACGCAGCCTTCACTCCCCGCTTCAAGAGCTATGAGCGTGATGACATGAGCGAAACGGAATTCACCTTGGAAGATCAGTTTGAAATGTTCTTCAAGAACCGTACCTTCATCCTGGGCGTCAACGGAGAATTCCGCTACCTGACCACCAACTGGGACGAAGAAGACGAAAACATTGAAGAAAGCGAAATGGATATTCTTGGAAGTGTGAACCTCCGCGTCAACCATACCAAGCACCTCTACAGCGAATGGTACACCGGAGCCTCCATGTATTATCGTCCTGACAACCTGAGCGACGAATACAAGGACATCTACGGCGGCGTTCGCGTGAACTACGTATTCTAA
- a CDS encoding FecR domain-containing protein, translating to MIFSRYFKAAIVLLALLVASSWAAPKKVSAKVRSRIGGPGDVTCQKEGKGNWDDVQVGQKISQGSRIRTLVESQVTLNLPDGSTISIEENSLVEMSQLMSEDGANITTASIQNGKVRFDAQKQKQGSEFKFKTGTATAAIRGTSGSVGSTPRGTVASLASGVMDLITNSGVKATITAGQTAITNGEDEIKLFDLTSSGDPEFFNVIEALMADTTLSTDSLIKLINTQDSAYKENFMNKAGLKCITNTLPDTIYEPSVNLSVKCDAAFDRFEVAGAITKENDGNLKEINANWSSVEIGPKKFPITCVAKNIKLPCGELSTYYAGTVKATAKDSVVHVPLTLSSPSDMLICDPGVAVIEGKFDPSDPKANLTISFGKTTSHNLVPSHPDGEFSYPITINDKAGNWNETKIDVEYKSEALKVNEKASVSIEVNKSCKSVNLERPTITFLRSDSLKCNASVNIGNVSGDKVILTHSIDGNDIKDTYFDSDVNHTFNLVSGSHQYTFKVKDQAGNESSLSKTMGCYPPTNVSLEISGGNKFERQRSPMPPGSISPVLYRQMHFKVTGIPQNNPIYIKQISISQDGKSPITLKLTDFQSTSFDHQIELIWGKRSNVKIDVIMKSGKMLTLTKTYLIE from the coding sequence ATGATTTTTTCGCGATATTTTAAGGCTGCAATTGTTCTTTTAGCGCTATTGGTGGCCTCTTCCTGGGCTGCGCCCAAGAAGGTTTCTGCCAAAGTCCGTTCTAGAATTGGCGGTCCCGGCGACGTAACTTGCCAGAAAGAAGGCAAGGGCAACTGGGACGATGTCCAGGTCGGCCAGAAAATTTCACAAGGTAGCCGCATCAGAACCTTGGTAGAATCCCAGGTTACCCTGAATCTTCCCGATGGAAGTACGATTTCTATCGAAGAAAACTCCCTGGTTGAAATGAGCCAACTCATGTCTGAGGACGGAGCAAACATCACCACGGCTTCCATCCAGAACGGTAAAGTCCGTTTTGACGCCCAAAAGCAAAAGCAGGGCAGCGAATTCAAGTTTAAAACCGGTACCGCAACCGCAGCCATCCGAGGAACTTCCGGCTCTGTAGGTTCCACTCCTAGGGGTACAGTCGCCTCCCTTGCAAGCGGTGTCATGGACCTGATTACCAACTCCGGTGTCAAGGCAACCATTACCGCAGGTCAAACGGCCATTACAAATGGCGAAGACGAAATCAAGCTCTTTGACTTGACCTCCTCCGGCGACCCGGAATTCTTCAATGTGATCGAAGCCCTCATGGCAGACACCACACTTTCTACAGACTCTCTCATAAAGTTGATCAACACCCAAGACTCTGCCTACAAGGAAAACTTCATGAACAAGGCAGGGCTCAAGTGCATTACCAACACCCTGCCCGACACAATTTACGAGCCCAGCGTAAACCTTTCCGTCAAGTGTGATGCAGCCTTTGACCGTTTTGAAGTCGCCGGTGCCATTACCAAGGAAAATGACGGAAACCTGAAGGAAATCAACGCCAACTGGTCTTCCGTTGAAATCGGTCCCAAGAAGTTCCCCATTACTTGCGTAGCCAAGAATATCAAGTTGCCCTGCGGCGAACTTTCAACCTACTATGCAGGAACGGTCAAGGCTACCGCAAAGGATTCCGTGGTCCATGTACCGTTGACTCTTTCTTCCCCTTCCGACATGCTAATCTGTGACCCAGGTGTGGCAGTCATCGAAGGTAAGTTCGACCCCAGCGATCCGAAGGCAAATCTTACCATTTCCTTTGGCAAAACGACCTCTCACAACCTTGTTCCTAGCCATCCGGACGGAGAATTTTCTTATCCCATCACAATCAACGACAAGGCCGGCAACTGGAACGAAACCAAGATTGACGTAGAATACAAGTCCGAGGCTCTGAAAGTCAACGAAAAGGCATCTGTATCCATCGAAGTCAACAAGAGCTGCAAGAGTGTCAATCTGGAACGCCCCACCATCACATTCCTGCGTTCAGACTCCCTTAAGTGCAACGCATCCGTAAACATCGGAAACGTTTCCGGCGATAAGGTCATCTTGACCCACTCCATTGACGGCAACGATATCAAGGACACCTATTTTGATTCCGACGTCAACCACACCTTCAACCTTGTCAGCGGTTCTCATCAGTACACCTTCAAGGTAAAGGACCAGGCCGGGAACGAGTCTAGTCTTAGCAAGACCATGGGTTGCTACCCGCCGACAAACGTTTCTCTTGAAATTAGCGGCGGCAACAAGTTCGAACGTCAACGTTCACCGATGCCTCCGGGAAGCATCTCTCCCGTCCTCTATAGGCAGATGCATTTCAAGGTGACAGGTATTCCGCAGAACAATCCCATCTATATCAAACAGATTTCCATCTCCCAGGACGGTAAGAGCCCCATCACGCTCAAACTTACCGATTTCCAAAGCACCTCCTTCGACCATCAAATTGAACTAATCTGGGGCAAGCGCTCCAACGTAAAAATTGATGTCATTATGAAGAGTGGCAAGATGCTGACTTTAACCAAGACTTACTTGATCGAATAA
- the ybeY gene encoding rRNA maturation RNase YbeY: protein MADPASKTKTVKKAASKVTKKAVPQYNIEFLCEGNIESFPYQDKFEKMARKLLAEEGKEKDVNIVMCSDEFVREMNKNYRGLDKVTDVLSFEWHAEFPGEPEMLGEIYIAREQVKRQAPEYGNTFFAELKRVIVHGLLHLSGYDHIKAADRKVMRARECEFLGLDPYKEKD, encoded by the coding sequence ATGGCAGACCCTGCTAGTAAAACCAAGACTGTAAAGAAGGCGGCCTCCAAGGTTACAAAGAAGGCCGTTCCCCAATATAACATAGAGTTCCTTTGCGAAGGAAATATCGAATCATTCCCTTACCAGGACAAGTTCGAGAAGATGGCACGTAAGCTTCTTGCCGAAGAAGGCAAGGAGAAGGACGTGAACATCGTTATGTGCTCCGACGAGTTCGTCCGCGAAATGAACAAGAACTACCGTGGTTTGGACAAAGTAACGGATGTGCTCTCCTTTGAATGGCATGCGGAATTCCCCGGCGAACCCGAAATGCTTGGGGAGATTTATATCGCTCGTGAACAGGTTAAGCGTCAGGCCCCGGAATACGGGAATACGTTCTTTGCCGAGCTGAAGCGCGTCATTGTGCATGGCCTGCTCCACCTTTCCGGTTACGACCATATCAAGGCCGCCGACAGAAAAGTTATGCGCGCCCGTGAATGCGAGTTCCTTGGTCTTGATCCCTATAAGGAGAAAGACTGA